From Seriola aureovittata isolate HTS-2021-v1 ecotype China chromosome 16, ASM2101889v1, whole genome shotgun sequence, one genomic window encodes:
- the dennd3a gene encoding DENN domain-containing protein 3 isoform X3: MAELPSGLLEACVVVGAPIDKLRDVYQLHQQSKLNEHPVLEAEVLQVHAPPFVSKETNSSQAIGPAFSRVQRRRSFIKKKRRDRAAESLSNGDAANRAEVSSATEDISVPKDLDLIALPQLCFPGGLQLANEQREDSYHFLVFTDLFGNRTHGVVVQCYRAVQEGVVQNGHRWNSSKTRLYTPFAVCVISKFPYYNALRDCLSCLLVGLRPARQADFEETIKEFSAKLSLVPLPPPGQLHVSFSLRPLQVVLPSRDDQDSPVIDIDLHLPFLCFTHTTLLQVLSCLLQEQRLVFFSSDWARLTLVAESLLLYLQPLSWQQPYVPVLARGMLDFLMAPTAFLMGCHISHFEEVAAETEDLILVNIDDGFIQSSCSETTDLPAIPVAAAESFMSRAECLQLHYDLELCHLGAGTDANALRYQRRDWQRRLNTQIQNIALELVVNIFRGVQDFLNHEHRVFNSEEFLRTREPADQCFYKKVLETHIFHSFLRDRLNRKRDTFSCMEQNTRNNAYRNRAMTESPRRPPMSELSRTGYSSYTSPDNRLSKRLGASLPNLEQPASDTMTAISCSRPASLRKMTPDIGLKSPQKAVKVFRLPEFPPPLAYHYIQNYYSDMVSSLGKAINATPPEEAALLARYHYLRGLVNTVSNRRLDALDDFQSLYKTDSDIFPSQMVKSLVDSLPEGERLQADRRPELKRLISRVKRDQERERARHGNGYEEGAVKHFQLPKKYMQLEEFVKCIQESGIVKDQGTIHRLFDALTVGHQKQIGPDLFRVFYTIWKETEAEAQEVCLPASVLEHIEPSECVFKLSSSVKTSRGVGKIAMTQRRLFLLTEGRPGYVEVAQYRDLEEVKVSSAPFLLLRIPSLKLRVRGRKEAFEANLKTETELWNLMVKEMWAGRNMADQHKDPQYMQQALTNALLMDAVVGSLQSSKAIYAASKLAHFDRIKMEVPMMVPKTTAETLKHKINPSLELAEPQPVDVLLYTPGQLWVSVSGGKVMVFDASSWSLTHTCQVGNARLNCMLGVDKDQVWMGSEDSVIYIISMVAMVCNRQLTEHRAEVTGLALDTDKYSQKVAYSCSTEGTVMVWDISTLQVRRHFRLSCDCLQSVNSRNGTLWCCSRDSIMEVWRNGSLKHRLNLPEQHKGSIATFSSILLLPEREELWSVCVDSGEVCIWHTKDPTKPFDRVTLQDCTGCYCMIKVKNQVWVGGVGRSSTKGKIYILDTERHLVLKELHGHNDKVTALCSAEDRYILSGAGKHDGKIAIWKVE, from the exons ATGGCAGAGCTCCCGTCTGGACTGCTGGAGGCATGTGTAGTGGTTGGGGCCCCGATTGATAAGCTTCGAGACGTATACCAG CTTCATCAGCAGAGCAAGTTAAACGAACACCCCGTGCTGGAAGCGGAGGTACTGCAGGTCCATGCCCCCCCTTTTGTTTCCAAGGAGACCAACTCTAGTCAGGCGATTGGTCCAGCTTTCAGCCGtgtccagaggaggaggagcttcaTCAAGAAG aagAGGCGTGATCGTGCTGCAGAGTCATTATCTAATGGAGATGCAGCTAATCGTGCTGAAGTGTCGTCAGCGACAGAGGACATCAGTGTTCCAAAGGATCTGGACCTCATCGCCTTGCCGCAGCTCTGTTTCCCTG GTGGTCTTCAGTTAGCCAATGAGCAGAGGGAAGACAGTTATCACTTCCTGGTTTTCACTGACTTGTTTGGGAACCGAACCCATGGGGTTGTTGTGCAGTGCTACAGAGCTGTCCAG GAAGGCGTTGTCCAGAATGGCCACAGATGGAATTCATCAAAGACCCGTCTCTACACACCCTTCGCTGTGTGTGTCATCTCCAAGTTCCCCTACTACAATGCTCTGAGAGACTGCTTGTCATG TCTCCTGGTCGGGCTGCGGCCTGCAAGACAAGCCGACTTTGAGGAGACAATCAAGGAGTTTTCAGCCAAGCTGTCCCTGGTCCCTTTACCGCCTCCTGGACAGCTACACGTG tcctTCAGCCTCCGTCCTCTTCAGGTGGTTCTTCCATCCAGGGACGATCAGGACAGCCCAGTTATCGACATCGACCTGCATCTACCTTtcctctgtttcacacacacaacactcctCCAG GTGCTGTCCTGCCTTCTTCAAGAGCAGAGGCTGGTCTTCTTCTCATCCGACTGGGCTAGACTCACTCTGGTTGCAGAGAGTCTGCTGTTGTACCTGCAG CCTCTGTCCTGGCAGCAGCCCTATGTTCCTGTCTTGGCGAGAGGAATGTTGGACTTCCTCATGGCTCCGACTGCCTTCCTAATGGGCTGTCACATCAGTCACTTTGAGGAGGTTGCTGCC GAGACAGAAGACCTAATCCTGGTGAATATTGATGATGGCTTCATTCAGTCGTCATGTTCTGAAACCACTGACCTACCAGCTATCCCTGTGGCAGCAGCTGAGAGCTTTATGTCAAg GGCAGAGTGTCTCCAGCTTCATTACGACTTGGAGCTATGTCACCTCGGAGCGGGCACCGATGCCAATGCCCTGCGGTACCAACGGAGAGACTGGCAGAGACGactgaacacacagatacaaaacaTCGCCCTGGAACTAGTGGTCAACATTTTCAG AGGCGTCCAGGACTTTCTAAACCATGAGCACAGAGTTTTTAACAGTGAGGAGTTTCTGAGGACCAGGGAACCAGCAGACCAGTGCTTTTACAAGAAG GTGTTAGAAACTCATATCTTCCACTCATTCCTGCGAGACAGGCTGAACAGGAAACGCGACACCTTCAGCTGCATGGAGCAGAATACGCGTAACAATGCATACAG GAATCGTGCGATGACAGAGTCTCCTCGTCGTCCCCCCATGTCTGAGCTGTCCAGGACCGGTTACAGCAGCTACACCAGCCCTGACAACAGACTGAGCAAGAGGCTGGGAGCCAGCCTGCCAAACCTGGAGCAACCTGCAAGTGACACTATGACTgccatcagctgcagcaggccaGCCTCCCTCAGAAAGATGACTCCTGATATTG GGTTGAAGTCTCCTCAGAAAGCTGTGAAGGTTTTCCGCCTCCCAGAGTTTCCCCCGCCTCTGGCCTATCATTATATACAGAACTATTATTCTGATATGGTGTCTTCTCTGGGGAAGGCTATTAACGCCACACCACCTGAGGAGGCTGCTCTGCTGGCCAG GTACCACTACCTGCGTGGTTTGGTAAACACCGTGTCCAACAGGCGTCTGGATGCGTTGGATGACTTCCAGAGTCTCTATAAGACGGACTCAGATATCTTCCCCTCTCAGATGGTTAAGTCACTGGTCGACTCCCTGCCAGAAGGTGAACGGTTGCAG GCAGACAGACGTCCAGAGCTCAAAAGGCTCATCAGCCGGGTTAAGAGGGACCAGGAGCGGGAACGTGCGCGCCATGGCAACGGGTATGAGGAAGGTGCCGTGAAGCACTTCCAGCTGCCGAAAAAATACATGCAACTGGAGGAATTTGTGAAATGTATCCAGGAGTCTGGGATTGTAAAAGACCAAGGAACCATACACAGACTCTTTGATGCTCTAACTGTCG GTCATCAGAAGCAGATTGGTCCAGACTTGTTCAGGGTGTTTTACACCATCTGGAAGGAGACTGAGGCTGAAGCACAGGAG GTGTGCCTGCCTGCGTCTGTGTTGGAGCACATTGAACCCAGCGAGTGCGTCTTTAAGCTCTCTTCCTCGGTCAAGACGAGCCGTGGGGTGGGGAAGATCGCCATGACTCAACGGCGGCTCTTCCTGCTGACCGAAGGACGACCGGGATACGTGGAGGTGGCACAGTACCGAGATTTAGAG GAAGTGAAGGTGTCTTCCGCTCCCTTCCTGCTCCTGCGAATCCCCAGCCTGAAGCTGCGTGTGCGGGGCAGGAAGGAGGCGTTCGAGGCCAATCTGAAAACGGAGACTGAGCTCTGGAACCTGATGGTCAAAGAGATGTGGGCCGGCCGCAACATGGCTGACCAACACAAG GACCCCCAGTACATGCAGCAGGCTCTGACCAATGCTTTGTTAATGGATGCAGTAGTGGGCAGCCTTCAGAGCAGTAAAGCCATCTACGCTGCTTCTAAACTGGCTCACTTTGACCGCATCAAGATGGAAG TCCCGATGATGGTTCCCAAGACAACTGCAGAGACGCTAAAGCACAAAATTAACCCCTCGCTGGAACTCGCTGAACCTCAGCCTGTGGATGTGCTTTTATACAcaccag gtcagCTGTGGGTGTCTGTGAGCGGAGGGAAGGTGATGGTGTTTGATGCTTCCAGCTGGTCCCTCACACATACCTGTCAGGTTGGGAATGCAAGACTG AACTGCATGCTGGGTGTTGACAAGGATCAGGTGTGGATGGGTTCTGAGGACTCAGTTATCTACATCATCAGTATGGTGGCCATGGTGTGTAACAGACAGCTGACTGAGCACAGGGCGGAGGTCACCGGTCTGGCGCTtgacacagacaaatacag CCAGAAGGTGGCATACTCCTGCAGTACAGAGGGAACCGTGATGGTGTGGGACATATCCACACTACAG GTGAGGAGGCACTTTCGCCTCTCCTGCGATTGTCTTCAGTCTGTCAACAGCCGGAATGGCACGCTGTGGTGCT gttcCAGGGACAGTATAATGGAGGTGTGGAGGAACGGTTCATTGAAACATCGTCTGAATCTACCAGAGCAACACAAAGGATCCATAGCTACATTCAGCTCTATACTGCTGTTACCTGag agggaagagctgtggagtgtgtgtgtagactcAGGAGAAGTGTGTATTTGGCATACTAAGGACCCTACCAAACCGTTTGACCGCGTGACGCTGCAGGACTGCACCGGATGTTACTGCATGATTAAAGTCAAAAATCAG GTGTGGGTTGGTGGCGTGGGCCGCAGCTCTACCAAAGGGAAGATTTATATCCTGGACACAGAACGCCACCTGGTACTTAAGGAGCTCCACGGCCATAACGACAAGGTGACGGCGCTGTGCTCCGCCGAGGATCGCTACATCCTCAGTGGCGCTGGCAAACATGACGGAAAGATCGCCATCTGGAAGGTGGAGTAG
- the dennd3a gene encoding DENN domain-containing protein 3 isoform X1 has translation MAELPSGLLEACVVVGAPIDKLRDVYQLHQQSKLNEHPVLEAEVLQVHAPPFVSKETNSSQAIGPAFSRVQRRRSFIKKKRRDRAAESLSNGDAANRAEVSSATEDISVPKDLDLIALPQLCFPGGLQLANEQREDSYHFLVFTDLFGNRTHGVVVQCYRAVQSCQEGVVQNGHRWNSSKTRLYTPFAVCVISKFPYYNALRDCLSCLLVGLRPARQADFEETIKEFSAKLSLVPLPPPGQLHVSFSLRPLQVVLPSRDDQDSPVIDIDLHLPFLCFTHTTLLQVLSCLLQEQRLVFFSSDWARLTLVAESLLLYLQPLSWQQPYVPVLARGMLDFLMAPTAFLMGCHISHFEEVAAETEDLILVNIDDGFIQSSCSETTDLPAIPVAAAESFMSRAECLQLHYDLELCHLGAGTDANALRYQRRDWQRRLNTQIQNIALELVVNIFRGVQDFLNHEHRVFNSEEFLRTREPADQCFYKKVLETHIFHSFLRDRLNRKRDTFSCMEQNTRNNAYRNRAMTESPRRPPMSELSRTGYSSYTSPDNRLSKRLGASLPNLEQPASDTMTAISCSRPASLRKMTPDIGLKSPQKAVKVFRLPEFPPPLAYHYIQNYYSDMVSSLGKAINATPPEEAALLARYHYLRGLVNTVSNRRLDALDDFQSLYKTDSDIFPSQMVKSLVDSLPEGERLQADRRPELKRLISRVKRDQERERARHGNGYEEGAVKHFQLPKKYMQLEEFVKCIQESGIVKDQGTIHRLFDALTVGHQKQIGPDLFRVFYTIWKETEAEAQEVCLPASVLEHIEPSECVFKLSSSVKTSRGVGKIAMTQRRLFLLTEGRPGYVEVAQYRDLEEVKVSSAPFLLLRIPSLKLRVRGRKEAFEANLKTETELWNLMVKEMWAGRNMADQHKDPQYMQQALTNALLMDAVVGSLQSSKAIYAASKLAHFDRIKMEVPMMVPKTTAETLKHKINPSLELAEPQPVDVLLYTPGQLWVSVSGGKVMVFDASSWSLTHTCQVGNARLNCMLGVDKDQVWMGSEDSVIYIISMVAMVCNRQLTEHRAEVTGLALDTDKYSQKVAYSCSTEGTVMVWDISTLQVRRHFRLSCDCLQSVNSRNGTLWCCSRDSIMEVWRNGSLKHRLNLPEQHKGSIATFSSILLLPEREELWSVCVDSGEVCIWHTKDPTKPFDRVTLQDCTGCYCMIKVKNQVWVGGVGRSSTKGKIYILDTERHLVLKELHGHNDKVTALCSAEDRYILSGAGKHDGKIAIWKVE, from the exons ATGGCAGAGCTCCCGTCTGGACTGCTGGAGGCATGTGTAGTGGTTGGGGCCCCGATTGATAAGCTTCGAGACGTATACCAG CTTCATCAGCAGAGCAAGTTAAACGAACACCCCGTGCTGGAAGCGGAGGTACTGCAGGTCCATGCCCCCCCTTTTGTTTCCAAGGAGACCAACTCTAGTCAGGCGATTGGTCCAGCTTTCAGCCGtgtccagaggaggaggagcttcaTCAAGAAG aagAGGCGTGATCGTGCTGCAGAGTCATTATCTAATGGAGATGCAGCTAATCGTGCTGAAGTGTCGTCAGCGACAGAGGACATCAGTGTTCCAAAGGATCTGGACCTCATCGCCTTGCCGCAGCTCTGTTTCCCTG GTGGTCTTCAGTTAGCCAATGAGCAGAGGGAAGACAGTTATCACTTCCTGGTTTTCACTGACTTGTTTGGGAACCGAACCCATGGGGTTGTTGTGCAGTGCTACAGAGCTGTCCAG TCCTGTCAGGAAGGCGTTGTCCAGAATGGCCACAGATGGAATTCATCAAAGACCCGTCTCTACACACCCTTCGCTGTGTGTGTCATCTCCAAGTTCCCCTACTACAATGCTCTGAGAGACTGCTTGTCATG TCTCCTGGTCGGGCTGCGGCCTGCAAGACAAGCCGACTTTGAGGAGACAATCAAGGAGTTTTCAGCCAAGCTGTCCCTGGTCCCTTTACCGCCTCCTGGACAGCTACACGTG tcctTCAGCCTCCGTCCTCTTCAGGTGGTTCTTCCATCCAGGGACGATCAGGACAGCCCAGTTATCGACATCGACCTGCATCTACCTTtcctctgtttcacacacacaacactcctCCAG GTGCTGTCCTGCCTTCTTCAAGAGCAGAGGCTGGTCTTCTTCTCATCCGACTGGGCTAGACTCACTCTGGTTGCAGAGAGTCTGCTGTTGTACCTGCAG CCTCTGTCCTGGCAGCAGCCCTATGTTCCTGTCTTGGCGAGAGGAATGTTGGACTTCCTCATGGCTCCGACTGCCTTCCTAATGGGCTGTCACATCAGTCACTTTGAGGAGGTTGCTGCC GAGACAGAAGACCTAATCCTGGTGAATATTGATGATGGCTTCATTCAGTCGTCATGTTCTGAAACCACTGACCTACCAGCTATCCCTGTGGCAGCAGCTGAGAGCTTTATGTCAAg GGCAGAGTGTCTCCAGCTTCATTACGACTTGGAGCTATGTCACCTCGGAGCGGGCACCGATGCCAATGCCCTGCGGTACCAACGGAGAGACTGGCAGAGACGactgaacacacagatacaaaacaTCGCCCTGGAACTAGTGGTCAACATTTTCAG AGGCGTCCAGGACTTTCTAAACCATGAGCACAGAGTTTTTAACAGTGAGGAGTTTCTGAGGACCAGGGAACCAGCAGACCAGTGCTTTTACAAGAAG GTGTTAGAAACTCATATCTTCCACTCATTCCTGCGAGACAGGCTGAACAGGAAACGCGACACCTTCAGCTGCATGGAGCAGAATACGCGTAACAATGCATACAG GAATCGTGCGATGACAGAGTCTCCTCGTCGTCCCCCCATGTCTGAGCTGTCCAGGACCGGTTACAGCAGCTACACCAGCCCTGACAACAGACTGAGCAAGAGGCTGGGAGCCAGCCTGCCAAACCTGGAGCAACCTGCAAGTGACACTATGACTgccatcagctgcagcaggccaGCCTCCCTCAGAAAGATGACTCCTGATATTG GGTTGAAGTCTCCTCAGAAAGCTGTGAAGGTTTTCCGCCTCCCAGAGTTTCCCCCGCCTCTGGCCTATCATTATATACAGAACTATTATTCTGATATGGTGTCTTCTCTGGGGAAGGCTATTAACGCCACACCACCTGAGGAGGCTGCTCTGCTGGCCAG GTACCACTACCTGCGTGGTTTGGTAAACACCGTGTCCAACAGGCGTCTGGATGCGTTGGATGACTTCCAGAGTCTCTATAAGACGGACTCAGATATCTTCCCCTCTCAGATGGTTAAGTCACTGGTCGACTCCCTGCCAGAAGGTGAACGGTTGCAG GCAGACAGACGTCCAGAGCTCAAAAGGCTCATCAGCCGGGTTAAGAGGGACCAGGAGCGGGAACGTGCGCGCCATGGCAACGGGTATGAGGAAGGTGCCGTGAAGCACTTCCAGCTGCCGAAAAAATACATGCAACTGGAGGAATTTGTGAAATGTATCCAGGAGTCTGGGATTGTAAAAGACCAAGGAACCATACACAGACTCTTTGATGCTCTAACTGTCG GTCATCAGAAGCAGATTGGTCCAGACTTGTTCAGGGTGTTTTACACCATCTGGAAGGAGACTGAGGCTGAAGCACAGGAG GTGTGCCTGCCTGCGTCTGTGTTGGAGCACATTGAACCCAGCGAGTGCGTCTTTAAGCTCTCTTCCTCGGTCAAGACGAGCCGTGGGGTGGGGAAGATCGCCATGACTCAACGGCGGCTCTTCCTGCTGACCGAAGGACGACCGGGATACGTGGAGGTGGCACAGTACCGAGATTTAGAG GAAGTGAAGGTGTCTTCCGCTCCCTTCCTGCTCCTGCGAATCCCCAGCCTGAAGCTGCGTGTGCGGGGCAGGAAGGAGGCGTTCGAGGCCAATCTGAAAACGGAGACTGAGCTCTGGAACCTGATGGTCAAAGAGATGTGGGCCGGCCGCAACATGGCTGACCAACACAAG GACCCCCAGTACATGCAGCAGGCTCTGACCAATGCTTTGTTAATGGATGCAGTAGTGGGCAGCCTTCAGAGCAGTAAAGCCATCTACGCTGCTTCTAAACTGGCTCACTTTGACCGCATCAAGATGGAAG TCCCGATGATGGTTCCCAAGACAACTGCAGAGACGCTAAAGCACAAAATTAACCCCTCGCTGGAACTCGCTGAACCTCAGCCTGTGGATGTGCTTTTATACAcaccag gtcagCTGTGGGTGTCTGTGAGCGGAGGGAAGGTGATGGTGTTTGATGCTTCCAGCTGGTCCCTCACACATACCTGTCAGGTTGGGAATGCAAGACTG AACTGCATGCTGGGTGTTGACAAGGATCAGGTGTGGATGGGTTCTGAGGACTCAGTTATCTACATCATCAGTATGGTGGCCATGGTGTGTAACAGACAGCTGACTGAGCACAGGGCGGAGGTCACCGGTCTGGCGCTtgacacagacaaatacag CCAGAAGGTGGCATACTCCTGCAGTACAGAGGGAACCGTGATGGTGTGGGACATATCCACACTACAG GTGAGGAGGCACTTTCGCCTCTCCTGCGATTGTCTTCAGTCTGTCAACAGCCGGAATGGCACGCTGTGGTGCT gttcCAGGGACAGTATAATGGAGGTGTGGAGGAACGGTTCATTGAAACATCGTCTGAATCTACCAGAGCAACACAAAGGATCCATAGCTACATTCAGCTCTATACTGCTGTTACCTGag agggaagagctgtggagtgtgtgtgtagactcAGGAGAAGTGTGTATTTGGCATACTAAGGACCCTACCAAACCGTTTGACCGCGTGACGCTGCAGGACTGCACCGGATGTTACTGCATGATTAAAGTCAAAAATCAG GTGTGGGTTGGTGGCGTGGGCCGCAGCTCTACCAAAGGGAAGATTTATATCCTGGACACAGAACGCCACCTGGTACTTAAGGAGCTCCACGGCCATAACGACAAGGTGACGGCGCTGTGCTCCGCCGAGGATCGCTACATCCTCAGTGGCGCTGGCAAACATGACGGAAAGATCGCCATCTGGAAGGTGGAGTAG